A window of Gemmatimonadota bacterium genomic DNA:
CGAACTCTTTGTCGCCATGCGTCGCCTGGGCAAACCCGCCTGGCTGGTCAATTACAACGGGGAAGCCCACGGCATTCGCAAACACCACAACCGCAAAGATTGGAGCATCCGCCTGCAACAATTCTTTGACCACTATCTCAAAGACGCCCCCGCGCCTGTGTGGATGAGCGCGGGCATTCCAGCCGTACAAAAGGGAAAAACACTCGGATTGGAATTGGAAAAGGAACAACCGTGAGCCTGGAATTACAAAATCGGGTGGCACTCATAACCGGTGCTGCGCGAGGCATTGGAGCAGCCATAGCACAACACCTATCGGATGCGGGGGCGAAAATCGCCATTGCCGACCTGGATGGCGAAGGCGCAAAAGAAACTGCGAAGACACTCACAACGCAGGCAATAGGGCTGTCGGCCGATGCATCCGATGAAACCGCCATGAACGCGGCAACGGACCGGGTTGTTACAGAACTCGGCGCACTCGATATACTCGTGAACAACGCGGGCATTGGAGGACCGGATACAAACGCGGCCAGAGCATCGCTGGAAATCCCACTGACGGAATTATCCATTGACGACTGGGACGCGCACCTGCACACCAATCTCAGAACCGCCTTTGTCTCATCCAGAGCAGCCATTCCACATCTCAGCCGCGGATCCAGCATCATCAACATCGCATCTATCGCCGCGTTAATGCCCAGCGTGTCCATGCCAGCTTATGGTGCGGCCAAAGCCGGAGTCATTCATTTGACCAGAACTTTAGCCAGCCAGCTTGCAGGGCGCGGAATCAGAGTCAACGCAATATGCCCCGGATACCTCTGGACGCGCGCCTGGAAAATGATCGCGTCTCAAATTAAAAATAACAACCCCGCATACAAAGAATTTACCGCAAGAGAAATTTTTGAAGATGTAATCCGCAACAGCGTACCCCTGGGAGCCGAACAGACCCCTGAAGATGTGGGCCACATGGTCGTCTTTTTGGCGAGCGACAAAGGAAAAAATATCACTGGACAAGCACTGACCATCGATGGTGGTGCCACGTTAGGAGGGAGAAAACAGCGATCGGACTCCCCGTGATAATCAATCGAATCATCCACACTTACAAGGAGTTGAGAACATGAACCTCGAAGAACTCTATACCCAAATTGACACGGCCAACCGCATGGCCGATGCTGCCACGGCATTTTTGGCATCTCTGCGTCCCGATCAGGCGGCGACTGCGCAACTGGGCTTCGGCGATGAAAACGCACGACAGGACTGGCACTACATCCCGCGCGACCGATTGGGCCTCGCGCTCAAAGACATGGAAGCCCACCAGCGCGACAAAGCATTTGCCTTGCTCGATACCGGACTGAGCGAACAGGCGCGCACCAAAGCCAGAACAATCATCAACCTGGAACCCATCCTCGCCGAAGTGGAAGGTCCCAGACGGCGGTTTCCCCGCGATCCCGATCTCTACAACCTCGTCATCTTTGGCACGCCCAATGGTGAAACCACCTGGAGTTGGCGTTTTGAAGGCCATCACGTCTCCGTCAATTACACCATTGTCCAAGGCACGCTCGTCGCGCCTACGCCCGTCTTCTTCGGCTCCAATCCCGCACAGGTTCGACACGGCGAACACGAGGGATTGCGCGCCTTAAAAGAAGAGGAAGACCTCGCCCGCGACTTACTCGCCTCTCTGGACGGCGACCAAAAAAGAGTGGCGATCATCAGCGAAGAAGCACCCGCCGACATCCTCACCCGCAATGTCCCCCAGGTAAATGATGAAGTCCAGATTGAGGGTCTGCAACTCAAAGACATGACCGCGTCACAGCGCGAAGTCGTCACCGCCCTCATCGATGTATATATCACCCGCTTGCCCAACAGAATTGCAGAAGCCCAGCGCGCAAAACTCACCTCACTCGACACAGCCGCATTTGCCTGGGCTGGCGGCGTGAATCGCGGCGAAGGCCACTATTATCGCGTACTCGGATCCACCTTCCTCGCCGAATACGACTGCACCCAGGACGAGGCCAATCACATCCACGCTGTCTGGCGCGACCTGACCAATGACTTTGGCAGTGATATACTCAAGCAACACTATCGGGACAGTCATTGAAAGAACCAGTCGTCGGGAGAACTTTATGCAAGCAGTTGTGCTGTTAGCCGGCAAGGGAACGCGGATGGCGATGGATTATGAGGGACCGAAGCACTTATTGCCGGTAGCGGGAAAACCCGTTATAGAGCACGCACTGGATCAATTGCCGCACGAGATAAGCGAACTCGTATTCATTGTAGGAGGACCGCACGAAGAGACGATTCGCCAGCACTTTTCATCTGGCCTGTATGGCGGGCGGCGCATTGTATTTCTCGTTCAGGAAGAGCCATTGGGTATCGCCCATGCATTTCGGGTCGCTGCACCTGTAATAACCGGGCGGTGGTTGGGCATGGTTGGCGATGATATATTTGGACCGCGCAGCCTTCAGAAACTCGTCCAACAGCGGGACCTATCTCTCGTTGCCTCGCGTGTGGTGAATCCCCAACATTTTGGCGTTCTGGTAACAGATAATGATGGGAACCTCACGCACTCCATCGAAAAGCCCCAAACATTTATTTCAAATCTGGTTTGGAACGGCGCGATGGTCATGGACAGAGATTTCTTTGACGCGGAAATCGCGCCATCCGCACGCGGCGAATACGAAACACCCGATGTATGGATGAAATTGATTGCAGCAGGTAGAAAAATTAAAGTACTCGAAGCTGATTTTTGGCTACCAATTAACGATAAGCAACAACTTGAGGAAGCTGAAAAATTACTCGGCAGTCGGGAATCAGACAACCCGGGAACACAGCATGGCCAATGAGCCAAACAAAATCATCTATTCGATGGTGCGCGTGAGCAAATACATCGACAAAAAGCCCCTCATCGAAAACATTTCTCTTTCCTATTTCTACGGCGCGAAAATCGGCGTACTCGGCCTGAATGGCGCGGGTAAAAGTACGCTATTGCGCATCCTTGCCGGTGTAGATGAAAAATTCAATGGCGAAACCCACCTCGCCCCCGGCCACACCATTGGGTATTTGGAACAAGAACCCCGCCTTGAACCGGGCAAAACCGTGCGCGAAATTGTCGAACAGGGCGTACAGGAGCACGTTGACCTCATGAACGAATACAATGAGATCAGCGCCAAATTTGCCGACCCCATGTCCAACGAGGAAATGAATCGGCTAATCGAACAGCAAGGCGAACTTCAGGAAAAAATCGACGCAGAGAACATATGGGACCTCGATGCGCGCATCGAACAGGCAATGGATGCCCTGCGTTGTCCACCGGGAGATGCATGTGTCGATCGCCTATCGGGCGGCGAATGCCGCCGCGTGGCACTGTGCCGACTGCTCCTTTCCAGGCCCGATATTCTCTTGCTCGACGAACCGACCAACCACCTCGACGCCGAAACCGTTGGCTGGCTCGAACAGCACTTACAGCGTTATGCGGGCACCATTATTGCCGTCACACACGACCGTTATTTCCTCGACAACGTCGCCGGATGGATACTCGAACTCGACCGCGGCAAAGGCATACCCTACAAAGGCAACTACTCTTCGTGGCTAGACCAAAAAGAAAAACGGCTGGCAAGTGAAGCAAACCGGGAAAGCCAGCGCCTGAAAACCCTTGCGCGAGAGCGCGAATGGATCAACATGAACCCACGCGGACGGCACGCCAAATCCAGGGCGAGGATTACCGCATATAATCAGTTGCTCGACCAGAGTGTGGAGAAAGAACGCGACCTCGAAATTTATATTCCACCCGGTCCGCGCCTCGGCGATATTGTCATCGAAGCCCAGGGCGTTTCCAAAGGATACGGCGATACACTCCTCTTCGAAAACCTCTCCTTTTCGCTGCCGCCCGGTGGCATTGTCGGCGTTATCGGGCCCAATGGCGCGGGAAAAACCACCCTTTTTCGCCTCATTACCGGCGAAGAACAGCCCGATGCGGGAACATTCCGCATCGGCGGCACAGTTAGCCTCGCCTATGTCGAACAAACCCGCGATGTCCTCGTCCCCAATCACAATGTGTGGCAGGCCGTCTCAGACGGTGAAGATCTCATTCCTCTGGGCAATCGAGAAATCAATTCGCGTGCCTATCTCGCGCGCTTCAACTTTACAGGCGCCGACCAGCAAAAACTCGTTGGTCAACTCTCTGGCGGCGAGCGCAACCGCGTCCACCTTGCGCGCATCCTCAAGGAAGGTGCCAATGTCATATTGCTGGACGAACCGACAAATGACCTCGACGTAAACACAATGCGCGCTCTGGAAGACGCTCTTGAAAATTTTGGCGGATGCGCCGTAATCATCTCACACGACCGCTGGTTCCTCGACCGCATTGCCACGCACATCCTGGCCTTTGAAGGAAATAGCGAAGTCATCTACTTTGACGGAAATTATTCGCAGTACGAAGCAGACCGCAAACGTCGCCTCGGCACCGACGCCGACCAACCCCATCGGATTAAATATCGAAAATTTACGCGATAGAAGGGACACCAGCCATGCAACGCATATACAAAAGCACGCCCCAGGGCGAACTCGCAATTCACATCTTTGAACCCAATACCGACGAACAGACAGCCGCGATTGTCTTCTTCTTTGGCGGTGGCTGGACGGGTGGCAATCCGCAACAGTTTTTTCCGCATTGTCAGCATCTCTCAGAACGCGGAATGCTGGCGGCATCGGCAGAATACCGCATCAAAAGCAAACACTACACCTCGCCTTATGAATGTGTAGAAGATGGTAAATCAGCGGTTCGCTGGCTGAGGGCACATGCCGATGAACTCAACATCGATCCAAACCGAATCGTCTCAGGTGGCGGATCAGCCGGCGGTCATGTCGGTGCGTGTACCGGTACTGTTCCCGGCCAGGATGCGCCCGATGAAGATATGGCGATATCTTCCCGGCCCAATGCCATGGTACTCTTTAATCCCGTCGTCGATGTGGCTGGACTAAAACGCCTCGCCGAACGTTTTCCCAGAGACCCGCGGGAAATCTCGCCTTTGCAACACGTCTGTTCCAACCTGCCGCCCACTATAATTTTTCACGGCACAGATGATACAACCGTCCCTTATGAACAAGCCCAACGCTTCACAAAAGCCATGCACAAAGCGGGCAACACCTGTGAACTCTGCGCGTACGAAGGCAAAGGACACGGCTTTTTTAACTATGGCCGTGACGATGGCTCAGCCTACGAACAAACCGTCGCGCAAATGGACGACTTTCTCGTGCAATTGGGATATCTGGATCCAACATGACCTGCGACTACGACATCATCGTGATAGGCACTGGCCCAGGCGGAGAAGGCGCAGCAATGAAATCCGCCAAGGAAGGCAAGCGCGTTGCCGTCATCGACAATTTCAAAAATGTGGGCGGCAACAGCACACACAAAGCCACAATACCGAGCAAAGCACTGCGCCAGTATGTGCAGCAACTCATCGATACCAATGCACATAGCACGACGAGTTTACCCGACTTGCTCGAACGGGCCGCCGACCTCATCAGGGATCAGGTTGACCTTCGCACGGGCTATTACGAACGCAATGATGTCGATATTATCCTGGGTCGTGCATCTTTTGTCGATGAACACACCGTCGAAGTCGCATTGCTCAACGGGGGAATCGAACGCTACACCGCTCAAGGATTTATCATCGCCACGGGATCTCGTCCCTATCAACCGCCAGACATCGACTTTTCCCATCCGCGGATTCGCGACAGCGACTCCATCCTGGACCTCAAAGAAACGCCGCGCATCATCACCATCTATGGTGCGGGGGTAATCGGCTGCGAATACGCATCCATATTTCGCGGCCTGCGCATAAAAGTCAATCTCATCAACAGCCGTAGCCAATTGCTCTCCTATCTCGACGATGAAATTATCGACGCCCTCAGTTATCATCTCAGCCAAAACGGGGTACGCATTCGCCACAACGAAGAATACGACCGCGTTGAAGCCAATGACAAAGAAGTGCGCGTATTCCTGAAATCCAACAAACAAATTGTCAGCGATATCCTCCTCTGGGCAGAAGGCCGCACGGGAAACTCGGACAACATGGGATTGGAAAATATCGGAATCGAAACCGATGAACGCGGCTCTATTCTCATCAACGACGCGTACCAGACACTCGCCCAACCCCACATTTACGCTGTTGGCGATGTCGTCGGATTTCCCAGTCTGGCGAGTGCGGCTTACGATCAGGGCCGATTTGCCGCCACCCATCTCATCTTTGGCGAATGCGAACAACGCCTCATAGAAGACATCCCCACGGGGATTTACACCATTCCCGAAATTAGCTCCATCGGATTTACCGAAAAAGAACTAACAGCTCAAAAAATTCCCTACGAAGTAGGCCACGCCTACT
This region includes:
- the ettA gene encoding energy-dependent translational throttle protein EttA yields the protein MANEPNKIIYSMVRVSKYIDKKPLIENISLSYFYGAKIGVLGLNGAGKSTLLRILAGVDEKFNGETHLAPGHTIGYLEQEPRLEPGKTVREIVEQGVQEHVDLMNEYNEISAKFADPMSNEEMNRLIEQQGELQEKIDAENIWDLDARIEQAMDALRCPPGDACVDRLSGGECRRVALCRLLLSRPDILLLDEPTNHLDAETVGWLEQHLQRYAGTIIAVTHDRYFLDNVAGWILELDRGKGIPYKGNYSSWLDQKEKRLASEANRESQRLKTLAREREWINMNPRGRHAKSRARITAYNQLLDQSVEKERDLEIYIPPGPRLGDIVIEAQGVSKGYGDTLLFENLSFSLPPGGIVGVIGPNGAGKTTLFRLITGEEQPDAGTFRIGGTVSLAYVEQTRDVLVPNHNVWQAVSDGEDLIPLGNREINSRAYLARFNFTGADQQKLVGQLSGGERNRVHLARILKEGANVILLDEPTNDLDVNTMRALEDALENFGGCAVIISHDRWFLDRIATHILAFEGNSEVIYFDGNYSQYEADRKRRLGTDADQPHRIKYRKFTR
- a CDS encoding sugar phosphate nucleotidyltransferase, translating into MQAVVLLAGKGTRMAMDYEGPKHLLPVAGKPVIEHALDQLPHEISELVFIVGGPHEETIRQHFSSGLYGGRRIVFLVQEEPLGIAHAFRVAAPVITGRWLGMVGDDIFGPRSLQKLVQQRDLSLVASRVVNPQHFGVLVTDNDGNLTHSIEKPQTFISNLVWNGAMVMDRDFFDAEIAPSARGEYETPDVWMKLIAAGRKIKVLEADFWLPINDKQQLEEAEKLLGSRESDNPGTQHGQ
- a CDS encoding DUF3500 domain-containing protein, with protein sequence MNLEELYTQIDTANRMADAATAFLASLRPDQAATAQLGFGDENARQDWHYIPRDRLGLALKDMEAHQRDKAFALLDTGLSEQARTKARTIINLEPILAEVEGPRRRFPRDPDLYNLVIFGTPNGETTWSWRFEGHHVSVNYTIVQGTLVAPTPVFFGSNPAQVRHGEHEGLRALKEEEDLARDLLASLDGDQKRVAIISEEAPADILTRNVPQVNDEVQIEGLQLKDMTASQREVVTALIDVYITRLPNRIAEAQRAKLTSLDTAAFAWAGGVNRGEGHYYRVLGSTFLAEYDCTQDEANHIHAVWRDLTNDFGSDILKQHYRDSH
- a CDS encoding SDR family oxidoreductase; amino-acid sequence: MSLELQNRVALITGAARGIGAAIAQHLSDAGAKIAIADLDGEGAKETAKTLTTQAIGLSADASDETAMNAATDRVVTELGALDILVNNAGIGGPDTNAARASLEIPLTELSIDDWDAHLHTNLRTAFVSSRAAIPHLSRGSSIINIASIAALMPSVSMPAYGAAKAGVIHLTRTLASQLAGRGIRVNAICPGYLWTRAWKMIASQIKNNNPAYKEFTAREIFEDVIRNSVPLGAEQTPEDVGHMVVFLASDKGKNITGQALTIDGGATLGGRKQRSDSP
- a CDS encoding alpha/beta hydrolase, with product MQRIYKSTPQGELAIHIFEPNTDEQTAAIVFFFGGGWTGGNPQQFFPHCQHLSERGMLAASAEYRIKSKHYTSPYECVEDGKSAVRWLRAHADELNIDPNRIVSGGGSAGGHVGACTGTVPGQDAPDEDMAISSRPNAMVLFNPVVDVAGLKRLAERFPRDPREISPLQHVCSNLPPTIIFHGTDDTTVPYEQAQRFTKAMHKAGNTCELCAYEGKGHGFFNYGRDDGSAYEQTVAQMDDFLVQLGYLDPT
- the sthA gene encoding Si-specific NAD(P)(+) transhydrogenase; translated protein: MTCDYDIIVIGTGPGGEGAAMKSAKEGKRVAVIDNFKNVGGNSTHKATIPSKALRQYVQQLIDTNAHSTTSLPDLLERAADLIRDQVDLRTGYYERNDVDIILGRASFVDEHTVEVALLNGGIERYTAQGFIIATGSRPYQPPDIDFSHPRIRDSDSILDLKETPRIITIYGAGVIGCEYASIFRGLRIKVNLINSRSQLLSYLDDEIIDALSYHLSQNGVRIRHNEEYDRVEANDKEVRVFLKSNKQIVSDILLWAEGRTGNSDNMGLENIGIETDERGSILINDAYQTLAQPHIYAVGDVVGFPSLASAAYDQGRFAATHLIFGECEQRLIEDIPTGIYTIPEISSIGFTEKELTAQKIPYEVGHAYFRHIARAQLTGRLTGMLKIIFNRETLEILGIHCFGSQASEIIHIGQAIMAQKGEANTLMYFINTTFNYPTMAEAYRVAALNGLNRVK